From a region of the Agromyces ramosus genome:
- a CDS encoding SIS domain-containing protein: MLATTLLGFDETTFRSQTASAVALRPEIEEVVDRLHAEGFANLFLIGAGGTYAAMWPYEHLGRRSSTLPVRSVIAAELIESGDATLGDDSVAIFTSVSGTTDDSLRAIEYCKAHGVTTIAFTGYGDSPIAKAVDIALVSEPKTWPFDMQLLLFMTRLLSLRGEFDGYEKFADELAALPDVLVAVAEQAEPVASDFAESHADADYHFLVGGGNLWGFTYLYSMCILEEMQWLRTTRVHSAEFFHGSLELLEEDTSVIVFQGEDETRALTDRVERFVKKVSNDVTVFDTKDYPLEGFSPEFRGLLAPIVLDTVMGRVSKHLERVRNHSLDLRRYYRVVEY, translated from the coding sequence ATGCTCGCGACCACCCTGCTCGGCTTCGACGAGACCACCTTCCGCAGCCAGACGGCCAGCGCCGTCGCGTTGCGCCCGGAGATCGAGGAGGTCGTCGACCGCCTCCACGCCGAGGGGTTCGCCAACCTCTTCCTCATCGGGGCCGGCGGCACGTATGCCGCAATGTGGCCCTACGAGCACCTCGGCCGCCGCAGCTCGACGCTGCCCGTGCGCAGCGTCATCGCCGCCGAGCTCATCGAGTCGGGCGACGCCACCCTGGGCGACGACTCGGTCGCCATCTTCACGTCGGTGTCCGGCACGACCGACGACAGCCTGCGCGCCATCGAGTACTGCAAGGCGCACGGCGTCACCACCATCGCCTTCACCGGCTACGGCGACTCGCCGATCGCGAAGGCCGTCGACATCGCGCTCGTCTCCGAGCCGAAGACCTGGCCGTTCGACATGCAGCTGCTCCTCTTCATGACGCGCCTGCTGTCGCTGCGCGGCGAGTTCGACGGCTACGAGAAGTTCGCCGACGAGCTCGCGGCGCTGCCCGACGTGCTCGTCGCGGTCGCCGAGCAGGCCGAGCCCGTGGCATCCGACTTCGCCGAGTCGCACGCCGACGCCGACTACCACTTCCTGGTCGGGGGCGGCAATCTGTGGGGCTTCACCTACCTCTACTCGATGTGCATCCTCGAGGAGATGCAGTGGCTGCGCACCACGCGCGTGCACAGTGCCGAGTTCTTCCACGGCTCGCTCGAGCTGCTCGAGGAGGACACGAGCGTCATCGTGTTCCAGGGCGAGGACGAGACGCGCGCGCTCACCGACCGCGTCGAGCGCTTCGTGAAGAAGGTCTCGAACGACGTCACGGTCTTCGACACGAAGGACTACCCGCTCGAGGGCTTCAGTCCCGAGTTCCGGGGCCTGCTCGCACCGATCGTGCTCGACACGGTCATGGGTCGGGTCTCGAAGCACCTCGAGCGGGTGCGCAACCACTCGCTCGACCTCCGCCGGTACTACCGCGTCGTCGAGTACTGA
- a CDS encoding ABC transporter substrate-binding protein, with protein MHAQRITALTALGAASALLLAGCAGASAAPAADVTAEPEYSGTLSILTKFGGDPLGPYFETLAAEYEELHPEVTVELIQETDQSVKDKTKTLTASGALPDIYFTWTGNWAQNFIDGGLAADLTEVIGPDTEWGKTFGEASLSAFEVDGSYYGIPLYNNGKFMGYNTAIFDEVGIEVPTTFEELIESCGPIRAAGYEPIAFGNKDGWPALHYLQQLFAYNVPSDVLHDDFSPSTATLDDSGYVESLEQFKTLVDECTDSGNGTNGVLYTTAQEALAGGRAAMYYQEILEFDTVTAEGNALTPEHFGIFPLPVPEGAAGEPGSIEGAPEGYLINAKSPRAALAVDFMKFATTLENATILSSPPYGQPSTVIDAVTPETSSVAVYEGITKVNEASGLVIWLDTVTVPEVADAWLAGGEALISGGSTPEEVLESVRNASDAAE; from the coding sequence ATGCACGCACAGAGAATCACCGCACTCACCGCGCTCGGCGCGGCATCCGCGCTCCTGTTGGCCGGATGCGCCGGGGCCAGCGCCGCCCCCGCGGCCGACGTCACCGCCGAGCCCGAGTACTCGGGCACGCTGAGCATCCTCACCAAGTTCGGCGGCGACCCCCTCGGGCCCTACTTCGAGACGCTCGCCGCCGAGTACGAGGAGCTGCATCCCGAGGTCACCGTCGAGCTCATCCAGGAGACCGACCAGAGCGTCAAGGACAAGACGAAGACGCTCACCGCCTCGGGCGCACTGCCCGACATCTACTTCACCTGGACCGGCAACTGGGCGCAGAACTTCATCGACGGCGGACTCGCAGCCGACCTCACCGAGGTGATCGGCCCCGACACCGAGTGGGGCAAGACCTTCGGCGAGGCCTCGCTGAGCGCGTTCGAGGTCGACGGCAGCTACTACGGCATCCCGCTCTACAACAACGGCAAGTTCATGGGCTACAACACGGCGATCTTCGACGAGGTCGGCATCGAGGTGCCCACCACCTTCGAAGAGCTCATCGAGAGCTGCGGGCCCATCCGCGCCGCGGGCTACGAGCCCATCGCGTTCGGCAACAAGGACGGCTGGCCGGCGTTGCACTACCTGCAGCAGCTGTTCGCCTACAACGTGCCGAGCGACGTGCTGCACGACGACTTCTCGCCTTCGACCGCCACCCTCGACGACTCGGGCTACGTCGAGTCGCTCGAGCAGTTCAAGACGCTCGTCGACGAGTGCACCGACAGTGGCAACGGCACGAACGGCGTGCTGTACACGACGGCACAGGAGGCCCTCGCGGGCGGCCGCGCCGCGATGTACTACCAGGAGATCCTCGAGTTCGACACGGTGACCGCCGAGGGCAATGCCCTCACGCCCGAGCACTTCGGCATCTTCCCGTTGCCCGTACCCGAAGGAGCGGCGGGCGAGCCGGGCAGCATCGAAGGAGCCCCCGAGGGCTACCTCATCAACGCGAAGTCGCCGCGTGCGGCGCTCGCCGTCGACTTCATGAAGTTCGCGACGACGCTCGAGAACGCCACGATCCTCTCGTCGCCTCCGTACGGCCAGCCGAGCACGGTCATCGACGCGGTCACGCCCGAGACCTCGAGCGTCGCCGTCTACGAGGGCATCACCAAGGTGAACGAGGCATCCGGCCTGGTCATCTGGCTCGACACGGTCACGGTGCCCGAGGTGGCCGACGCCTGGCTGGCGGGCGGCGAGGCACTGATCAGCGGTGGCTCCACGCCCGAAGAAGTGCTCGAGAGCGTGCGGAATGCTTCTGACGCAGCAGAGTGA
- a CDS encoding carbohydrate ABC transporter permease — protein MLLTQQSELLDRVPAVQTAGPRPPRRSSRSTARRLLALGWILPAVVVLAVFVYLPLAQNLGFSTLEWDIYSGSQEFIGAENYQRLVADPIFWSSLWNNVLYAVVSLAFQVFGAIVLAAIIESIRQDRWRRGLRAIYFVPSAISLTVAGLLFYFIYEPNLGMLNHALEAVGLGAWAQPWLGQESTAMISIIAMSQWQGFGYSTLLFAVAIQRIPSELYEAAAIDGIGAVRRFFTITLPLVREMTGLMIIVTISGAFQVFNEVMVMTSGGPNNSTQVLGTWLYRNGFVRNDFGYAAAIATVIFVITLGIALVQLWINRRRRVEW, from the coding sequence ATGCTTCTGACGCAGCAGAGTGAGCTCCTCGACCGGGTGCCGGCGGTGCAGACCGCCGGCCCCCGGCCCCCGAGGCGGTCCTCGCGATCCACCGCCAGGCGACTGCTCGCGCTCGGCTGGATCCTTCCAGCCGTCGTCGTGCTCGCCGTGTTCGTCTACTTGCCGCTCGCGCAGAACCTCGGGTTCTCGACGCTCGAATGGGACATCTACAGCGGCAGCCAGGAGTTCATCGGCGCCGAGAACTACCAGCGACTGGTGGCCGACCCGATCTTCTGGTCGTCGCTCTGGAACAACGTGCTGTACGCGGTCGTGTCACTGGCGTTCCAGGTGTTCGGAGCGATCGTGCTCGCCGCGATCATCGAGAGCATCCGCCAGGATCGGTGGCGGCGAGGGCTGCGCGCGATCTACTTCGTGCCGTCGGCCATCTCGCTCACCGTCGCAGGCCTGCTCTTCTACTTCATCTACGAACCGAACCTCGGCATGCTGAACCACGCGCTCGAGGCCGTGGGTCTCGGGGCGTGGGCGCAGCCATGGCTCGGCCAGGAGTCGACCGCGATGATCTCGATCATCGCGATGAGCCAGTGGCAGGGCTTCGGCTACTCGACGCTGCTGTTCGCCGTGGCGATCCAGCGCATCCCGTCGGAGCTCTACGAGGCCGCCGCGATCGACGGCATCGGTGCGGTCCGCCGGTTCTTCACGATCACGCTCCCCCTGGTTCGGGAGATGACCGGCCTCATGATCATCGTCACGATCTCGGGAGCCTTCCAGGTGTTCAACGAGGTCATGGTGATGACCTCGGGCGGCCCGAACAACTCCACGCAGGTGCTCGGCACCTGGCTCTACCGCAACGGCTTCGTACGGAACGACTTCGGGTACGCGGCCGCCATCGCGACGGTGATCTTCGTGATCACGCTCGGCATCGCGCTCGTGCAGCTCTGGATCAACCGTCGCAGAAGGGTGGAATGGTGA
- a CDS encoding carbohydrate ABC transporter permease produces the protein MVTRLTFAGVIARVFMWTFLLCLAVVVVYPLTWMVLNGFKTNAELFGNPFALPLQWGWENYSAAWNRGVSNYLTTSILVTVTSTIATVFISAWAAYGLARVEIPFSRTWATVILGGLMLAPTVALVPLVKMFQSMGLYNTFWALLILYTAFRIPFTTFLIRAYMIDLPREVDEAAEVDGASRWTAFWRIILPMCRPIIISVIILHILFAWNEYLFAMVFTSGTDVQTLPVGLTSLMSRHGTDYPVVFAGMVIAALPVVVLFFACQRYFVKGLADGIGK, from the coding sequence ATGGTGACCCGACTCACCTTCGCCGGCGTCATCGCCCGCGTGTTCATGTGGACGTTCCTGCTCTGCCTCGCAGTGGTGGTCGTCTACCCGCTCACCTGGATGGTGCTGAACGGCTTCAAGACCAATGCCGAGCTCTTCGGCAACCCGTTCGCGCTGCCCCTGCAGTGGGGCTGGGAGAACTACTCGGCCGCGTGGAATCGCGGCGTCAGCAACTACCTCACGACGAGCATCCTCGTGACGGTCACCTCGACGATCGCGACGGTCTTCATCAGCGCGTGGGCCGCGTACGGCCTCGCGCGGGTCGAGATCCCGTTCTCGCGCACCTGGGCCACCGTCATCCTCGGGGGGCTCATGCTCGCGCCGACCGTCGCGCTCGTGCCCCTCGTGAAGATGTTCCAGTCGATGGGCCTCTACAACACCTTCTGGGCGCTGCTCATCCTCTATACCGCCTTCCGCATCCCGTTCACCACGTTCCTCATCCGGGCGTACATGATCGACCTGCCGCGCGAGGTCGACGAAGCGGCCGAGGTCGATGGGGCGAGCCGGTGGACGGCCTTCTGGCGCATCATCCTGCCGATGTGCCGGCCGATCATCATCTCGGTGATCATCCTGCACATCCTCTTCGCCTGGAACGAGTACCTGTTCGCGATGGTGTTCACGAGCGGCACCGACGTGCAGACGCTGCCGGTCGGACTCACGAGCCTCATGAGCAGGCACGGCACCGACTATCCCGTCGTCTTCGCCGGCATGGTCATCGCGGCACTGCCCGTCGTCGTCCTCTTCTTCGCGTGCCAGCGCTACTTCGTCAAGGGCCTCGCCGACGGGATCGGCAAATGA
- a CDS encoding sugar phosphate isomerase/epimerase family protein — translation MSGIRLEQFTGSNFSYQHLPFDRFLDDTVALGRERVELWGIAPQLHVPQLSNEDARGIRRRITERGLAVHCLTPEQVIYPVNVASPSRWLRESSIAMFRRAAELCVELESPLLFLTAGRGFEDEPMDAAWRRSVDAIGEIAAYAGTLGVDCVLEPLQRIESNLVNDAATLARMLDEIAAPNLGAALDTVAMATAGDTIDGYFAALGGRIRHVHLIDGKPNGHLAWGDGELPLGEYLEALGRQGYDGCLTFELFGDGTYAFDPRPALDRCFAAVGRELAA, via the coding sequence ATGAGCGGCATCCGGCTCGAGCAGTTCACGGGATCGAACTTCTCCTACCAGCACCTCCCCTTCGACCGCTTCCTCGACGACACGGTCGCGCTCGGGCGCGAACGGGTCGAGCTCTGGGGCATCGCGCCGCAGCTGCACGTGCCGCAACTGAGCAATGAAGACGCCCGCGGCATCCGCCGTCGCATCACCGAGCGCGGTCTCGCGGTGCACTGCCTCACCCCCGAGCAGGTGATCTACCCGGTGAACGTCGCATCTCCGTCGCGATGGCTGCGCGAGTCGAGCATCGCCATGTTCCGTCGCGCGGCCGAACTCTGCGTCGAGCTCGAGTCGCCGCTGCTGTTCCTGACCGCCGGGCGGGGCTTCGAAGATGAGCCGATGGATGCCGCGTGGCGCCGATCGGTCGACGCGATCGGCGAGATCGCGGCGTACGCCGGCACGCTCGGTGTCGACTGCGTACTCGAGCCCCTGCAGCGCATCGAGTCGAACCTCGTGAATGACGCGGCGACACTCGCCCGGATGCTCGACGAGATCGCCGCTCCGAACCTCGGCGCCGCCCTTGACACCGTCGCGATGGCGACCGCCGGTGACACCATCGACGGCTATTTCGCCGCCCTCGGCGGTCGCATCCGCCATGTGCACCTCATCGACGGCAAGCCGAATGGTCATCTCGCGTGGGGCGACGGCGAGCTGCCGCTCGGCGAGTACCTCGAGGCGCTCGGCCGTCAGGGATACGACGGATGCCTCACCTTCGAGCTCTTCGGCGATGGCACCTATGCCTTCGACCCGCGGCCCGCACTCGACCGGTGCTTCGCCGCCGTCGGGCGCGAGCTCGCGGCATGA